From Penicillium psychrofluorescens genome assembly, chromosome: 1, one genomic window encodes:
- a CDS encoding uncharacterized protein (ID:PFLUO_001363-T1.cds;~source:funannotate), with the protein MSTAMKRKSPEITGADEVTTPTGRPMKKMRMTQSQKQALMDNLQLEITDRARKLRAQYALQAHDLRARMERRVNRIPISQRKEIMGELLERHSLASLSASPSRKQVPSKATRHATNISVDPETSTAGARDGRVKRTSHEGHYSDKENAPAADTPEGLKNPKRRGKAGASRVVSQDVRENDQRILSPKSLNSRTYPHSPFRAVSPEKAGQSYASRPTSPLKPSSPLKGAGASTYDNARTRPRGATTSTVRAPAQAKKTTANRAATGPKTVRSPGPRPATRQGERKNSTGTVSSSTSSGTTVMKTARTGAGARKATTGTSMSAAAAAKKPTIPRTQTASLAVKKTATTTARKTTAPAAMTEGSTAGRRALRKRV; encoded by the exons ATGTCTACCGCAATGAAGCGCAAGTCGCCTGAAATCACGGGCGCGGACGAAGTTACCACTCCCACGGGCCgtccgatgaagaagatgcgcaTGACACAGAGCCAGAAGCAGGCATTGATGGATAATTTGCAGCTTGAAA TCACCGACCGAGCTCGCAAGCTTCGTGCTCAGTATGCTCTTCAAGCGCATGATCTTCGGGCGCGCATGGAACGACGCGTCAACCGGATTCCCATTTCTCAGCGAAAGGAAATCatgggcgagctgctcgaaAGACACAGTCTTGCGTCACTCTCGGCATCGCCATCACGGAAGCAGGTCCCCTCGAAGGCCACACGGCATGCCACTAACATCTCCGTTGACCCGGAAACTTCGACCGCTGGAGCACGAGATGGCCGGGTTAAGCGAACTAG CCACGAAGGCCACTACTCCGACAAAGAGAACGCGCCTGCAGCCGACACCCCGGAGGGACTGAAGAACCCCAAGCGCCGCGGCAAGGCCGGCGCCTCTCGAGTGGTGTCGCAGGATGTGAGAGAGAACGACCAACGGATCCTTTCGCCCAAGTCGCTCAATTCGCGCACCTACCCGCACTCCCCCTTCCGCGCCGTCTCGCCCGAAAAGGCAGGCCAGTCATATGCGTCGCGGCCGACATCACCGCTGAAGCCCTCTAGCCCACTGAAGGGCGCTGGTGCTAGCACCTACGATAATGCGCGCACGCGGCCACGCGGCGCCACCACGTCCACTGTCAGGGCCCCCGCGCAAGCGAAGAAGACCACCGCCAACCGCGCCGCCACGGGACCCAAGACTGTCCGCTCGCCTGGGCCTCGGCCCGCCACGAGACAGGGGGAGCGCAAGAATAGTACCGGAAccgtctcatcctccacGTCCTCTGGCACGACAGTCATGAAGACCGCGCGGACTGGCGCCGGCGCCCGCAAGGCAACGACCGGGACGAGCATGtcggctgctgccgctgcgaAGAAACCCACGATTCCTCGCACACAGACAGCTTCGCTGGCTGTCAAGAAGACCGCTACTACCACAGCTCGGAAGACTACTGCGCCGGCTGCAATGACGGAGGGCTCGACGGCTGGGAGACGGGCACTGCGGAAACGGGTGTAG
- a CDS encoding uncharacterized protein (ID:PFLUO_001364-T1.cds;~source:funannotate) gives MPPGELPASLVAGNPSGRPTVNTSGYGSSYQNTPTSPEDSIIPPFDSPTTQSAPLNGPPTQGDGRTSRGLEPDQASYRERSHARDRSRANGRPPNKSPGSSRACLKCGNPLTGQFVRALGGTFHLECFRCEDCGEIVASKFFPIDSEDGNGQYPLCETDYFRRLNLLCHECGGALRGSYITALDRKYHIEHFTCSVCPTVFGAQDSYYEHEGKVFCHFHYSTQFAQRCHGCHTAILKQFVEIFRNGQNQHWHPECYMIHKFWNVRLSPAGQTWEPPPVDADASPEERERIRQEEDQMEEKVYSIWGTLSTFEESSAACISDMLLHVSNGAYIDGVLVAKRFISHVDILFTAVDELAAHINSEGLKDLSYGREAKLLCKKIVAFFALLSKTQETGVRKLGVTQELLSLVTGLAHYLKLLIRIGLQGALKLEREKSAPDGLHQFLTQLSNLDSLTLPEDEEVPIDLMAGVEGLADQLSDCCIACKEPIDDECFMWGERRWHLKPPHLACSGCEKDLTIELSDALWNESEQRVYCNACASHANLGPSVQGGFVRVTKLQQFVFLLKVALARLLAVLRAGGTLPHTSDDPNLQDYESSEGHRAPPSQNRRSNTRSYSYSTSRDGQEETSLEQTVGEMRRLRSIRNERTLSTTYKRARASRIIDGPEGRSARPGSSGADGSDPRGPGFQIVEERDSNGETVTDLTFGNQDALTLDDIPRIVAAEQAKEQRPNAYKHAGTKLIGAGEPMAKYNRGHHRDMSGGNLDMLMEPTGRTKRYFSELTALEYFIVRHVAVLSMEPLLEGHFNLEELLSLIESRKPTIWNIFGRAFKDNKKAGKKKGVFGVALDYLVEKEGTESSHGVGPGALRVPALVDDSVSAMRQMDMSVEGVFRKNGNIRRLKEIAEMIDTKYDQVDLAKENPVQIAALLKKFLREMPDPLMTFKLHRLFVTSQKLSDPEKQKRVLHLACCLLPKPHRDTLEILFAFLNWTSSFSHVDEESGSKMDIHNLATVMTPNILYPNAKNSTVEESFLSIEAVNALITYNDTMCEIPEDLQSILNDPSLFRENAEVTTKEILKRYGDIARGSFSQRPDNGGETFTINNSNRGNNTPTSARIETDPSQDTAWQMQSSVRHVPGPSGHSHSGSQGPQAGLDFGPAPANYRARSVSNGSQQNDTQAQNLPYRPRPSPGAMGVPG, from the exons ATGCCCCCAGGTGAACTCCCGGCTAGCCTGGTCGCAGGCAATCCTAGCGGCCGGCCCACAGTGAACACATCCGGCTATGGGAGCAGCTACCAGAACACTCCGACCTCGCCTGAAGATAGCATTATTCCCCCGTTTGATTCTCCAACAACGCAAAGTGCACCGCTCAATGGGCCACCCACCCAAGGGGATGGCCGTACGAGTCGCGGGCTGGAACCTGATCAGGCTTCATACCGTGAACGGTCGCATGCTCGAGACCGATCACGGGCCAATGGACGTCCACCTAACAAATCGCCTGGTAGCTCACGCGCGTGCCTGAAGTGCGGAAATCCGCTAACAGGCCAGTTCGTGCGAGCTCTGGGTGGCACATTTCACCTGGAGTGTTTCAGGTGCGAG GACTGCGGAGAAATCGTTGCTTCAAAATTCTTTCCCATTGATTCAGAAGACGGAAATGGCCAGTACCCGCTTTGCGAGACCGATTACTTCAGACGCTTGAATCTCCTCTGCCACGAATGTGGCGGCGCCTTGCGTGGATCATACATCACCGCCCTGGACCGCAAGTATCACATCGAGCATTTCACATGCTCAGTATGTCCCACCGTGTTCGGCGCGCAGGATTCTTATTACGAGCATGAAGGCAAGGTGTTCTGTCACTTCCATTACTCGACACAATTCGCCCAGCGGTGCCATGGCTGTCACACAGCCATTCTGAAGCAGTTTGTCGAGATCTTTCGCAACGGCCAGAATCAGCATTGGCACCCCGAATGTTACATGATTCACAAGTTTTGGAATGTCCGGCTATCGCCAGCCGGTCAAACCTGGGAGCCACCTCCAGTGGATGCGGATGCCAGTCCtgaagagcgagagcgaattcggcaagaagaagatcagatggaagagaaggtTTACAGTATCTGGGGTACTCTCTCTACCTTCGAAGAATCCTCGGCCGCGTGCATCTCGGATATGCTGTTGCATGTCAGCAATGGCGCCTACATTGATGGTGTTCTTGTGGCCAAGCGCTTTATTAGCCATGTCGACATTCTTTTCACGGCAGTCGATGAATTGGCCGCACACATCAATTCCGAGGGATTGAAGGACTTGTCTTACGGCCGCGAGGCCAAACTCCTTTGCAAGAAAATTGTCGCGTTCTTTGCTCTTCTGTCGAAAACCCAAGAGACTGGCGTGCGCAAGCTTGGCGTCACTCAAGAACTTCTGTCGCTGGTGACTGGGCTCGCTCACTACCTGAAGCTCCTCATCCGCATCGGGTTGCAAGGCGCTCTCAAACTTGAACGGGAGAAGTCTGCGCCTGATGGACTTCACCAATTTCTGACACAGCTTTCAAATCTCGACTCGCTTACTCTAcccgaggatgaggaggtCCCCATCGACCTGATGGCTGGGGTTGAGGGCTTGGCTGATCAACTCTCGGACTGCTGCATTGCCTGCAAAGAACCGATTGATGACGAGTGCTTCATGTGGGGAGAGCGCCGATGGCACCTCAAACCGCCTCATTTGGCATGCTCGGGCTGTGAAAAGGACTTGACGATTGAGCTCTCAGATGCATTGTGGAATGAAAGTGAGCAGCGGGTGTATTGCAACGCATGCGCGAGCCATGCCAATCTGGGTCCCAGTGTCCAAGGAGGCTTCGTGCGTGTGACCAAATTGCAGCAGTTCGTCTTCCTTCTTAAGGTGGCGCTCGCCCGACTTCTCGCTGTGCTTCGAGCGGGAGGAACGCTGCCTCACACATCCGACGACCCCAATCTCCAAGATTATGAGAGCTCAGAAGGCCACCGAGCTCCGCCCAGCCAGAACCGCCGGTCAAATACGCGCTCCTATTCGTACAGTACTAGCCGGGATGGCCAAGAGGAAACTTCTCTCGAACAAACAGTGGGCGAAATGCGCCGCCTTCGCTCAATTCGCAATGAACGGACCCTGTCCACCACATACAAGAGGGCCCGTGCATCACGCATCATCGATGGTCCTGAAGGCCGGAGTGCACGACCCGGATCGTCGGGCGCAGACGGCAGCGATCCACGTGGTCCCGGATTTCAAATTGTTGAAGAGAGAGACTCCAATGGAGAGACCGTGACAGATCTGACCTTTGGCAACCAAGACGCCCTAACGCTCGATGACATCCCGCGAATCGTTGCGGCCGAGCAAGCCAAGGAGCAACGGCCCAATGCCTACAAGCATGCTGGCACCAAGCTTATTGGGGCTGGAGAGCCGATGGCGAAATACAACCGCGGCCACCACCGAGATATGTCAGGCGGCAATCTGGACATGCTGATGGAGCCCACTGGTCGTACCAAGCGGTACTTCTCGGAGCTCACTGCGTTGGAGTATTTCATTGTTCGCCACGTCGCTGTACTGTCAATGGAACCTCTGCTGGAAGGTCATTTCAATTTGGAGGAACTGCTGTCTCTCATCGAGTCCCGCAAGCCGACCATCTGGAACATTTTTGGCCGTGCTTTCAAGGACAATAAGAAAGCTGGCAAAAAGAAGGGTGTCTTTGGAGTTGCCTTGGACTAtctggtcgagaaggagggcaCGGAGTCCAGCCACGGCGTCGGTCCTGGTGCTTTGCGTGTTCCCGCGTTGGTAGATGATTCGGTTTCCGCCATGCGCCAGATGGACATGTCAGTGGAAGGCGTCTTCCGCAAGAACGGCAACATCCGACGATTGAAGGAGATCGCGGAAATGATCGACACAAAGTATGATCAGGTCGATTTGGCCAAGGAAAACCCTGTGCAAATTGCCGCTCTGCTGAAGAAGTTCCTTCGTGAGATGCCTGATCCCCTCATGACCTTCAAGCTCCACCGCCTCTTCGTTACATCTCAAAAGCTCTCCGACCCCGAAAAACAAAAGCGGGTGCTCCATCTGGCCTGTTGTCTCCTGCCCAAACCTCACCGGGACACCCTGGAAATTCTCTTTGCCTTCCTGAACTGGACCTCTTCGTTCTCCCACGTGGACGAGGAGTCTGGAAGCAAAATGGACATTCACAATCTCGCAACTGTCATGACACCCAATATTCTCTACCCCAATGCTAAGAATAGCACTGTTGAGGAGAGCTTCTTGTCCATTGAAGCCGTTAACGCCCTGATCACATACAACGACACCATGTGCGAG ATCCCTGAGGATCTCCAATCCATCCTCAACGATCCCAGCCTCTTCAGAGAGAATGCCGAAGTGACGACGAAAGAAATCCTGAAGCGGTATGGCGACATTGCCCGTGGCAGCTTCTCGCAGAGACCCGATAACGGTGGCGAGACGTTCACCATCAACAATTCCAATCGTGGCAACAACACGCCGACCTCGGCGCGCATCGAGACTGATCCGTCCCAGGACACTGCTTGGCAGATGCAGAGTTCTGTCCGCCATGTCCCCGGCCCCAGTGGCCACTCACATTCTGGCAGTCAGGGTCCTCAAGCCGGCCTGGACTTTGGACCAGCACCAGCCAACTACCGTGCCCGAAGTGTCAGCAATGGCAGCCAGCAAAATGATACTCAAGCCCAGAATCTCCCATACCGACCGCGGCCTAGCCCCGGTGCCATGGGTGTCCCTGGATAG
- a CDS encoding uncharacterized protein (ID:PFLUO_001367-T1.cds;~source:funannotate) has protein sequence MRAIAIRNGKGSADALYLEDDRPDPVPLGDQILVCIRAFGLNRLDTMQREDRDPYTSLDKGSVLGVEFSGIVEKKGPDCTEQFSVKDGVFGLVSGGAYAEKVVVSEKLLMSKPPSVSFEVAAGIPETYLTAFQALHLVGGLEPDQKVLIHLGSSGIGQAAIQTAKLLGASKVYVTANSIEKCQRCLSLGADMAINDGDPPQDFAAAIHEDTNGYGVDLIIDLVGQRYWHQNVTAAALDAKIVIVAMMSGGEVERFDLRALLRKRMQLLCTTLRLRDLEYKARLRDQFIEKVLPHFESGGVKVLVDQVLSWKQVDEGHRRMESNVSAGKIICVVD, from the exons ATGCGAGCAATTGCAATCCGCAACGGCAAAGGCAGCGCCGATGCTCTATACCTCGAAGATGATAGGCCCGATCCCGTCCCACTCGGTGATCAGATCCTAGTATGCATCCGGGCATTTGGACTGAATCGCTTGGACACGATGCAGCGGGAAGATCGGGATCCGTACACCTCTCTTGACAAGGGGAGTGTCCTCGGAGTGGAATTTAGTGGAATTGTTGAGAAGAAGGGACCCGATT GCACAGAACAGTTCAGCGTTAAGGATGGGGTTTTTGGATTGGTTTCTGGTGGAGCA TATGCCGAAAAAGTGGTAGTGTCGGAGAAACTACTCATGTCCAAGCCGCCATCGGTTTCGTTTGAAGTAGCAGCCGGTATACCAGAG ACCTACCTAACCGCCTTCCAAGCTCTACATCTGGTTGGAGGATTAGAACCGGACCAGAAAGTCCTCATTCACCTTGGCTCCTCCGGAATCGGACAAGCAGCGATTCAAACCGCCAAACTGCTCGGTGCGTCCAAAGTATACGTAACAGCCAATTCCATTGAGAAGTGCCAGCGCTGCCTCTCATTAGGTGCGGACATGGCTATCAACGACGGAGACCCACCCCAGGACTTTGCGGCGGCTATCCATGAAGACACAAATGGTTACGGCGTGGACCTAATCATTGATCTCGTGGGGCAGAGATACTGGCACCAAAACGTGACAGCAGCCGCCCTCGACGCAAAGATCGTGATCGTGGCCATGATGAGTGGAGGCGAGGTTGAGCGGTTTGATTTGCGGGCATTACTCAGGAAGAGAATGCAGCTCTTATGCACGACATTGCGTCTGCGTGATCTCGAGTATAAGGCACGGCTGCGGGATCAGTTTATTGAGAAAGTGTTGCCACATTTCGAGTCGGGAGGTGTTAAAGTGCTGGTGGACCAGGTGCTGTCGTGGAAGCAGGTGGATGAGGGACACCGTCGCATGGAGTCCAATGTCAGTGCTGGGAAGATTATCTGTGTTGTAGATTGA
- a CDS encoding uncharacterized protein (ID:PFLUO_001362-T1.cds;~source:funannotate), with translation MSLEATMIIVDNSESSRNGDYTSTRWQAQVDAVSVLHGAKMRVHPQSAVGLMSMAGKGPEVLSTFTTDFGSILAGLHRTKIHGTSHLSSSIQVAGLALKHRSEKSQRQRIVVFSCSPIEEDEKTLVKLAKKMKKNNVSIDVVAFGDLESDQTKKLEAFVDNVKSGDGSHLAIIPPGPHLLSEELQMTPILAGEGSGAGAGEGNEGGEGGGFGFEDAAENDPELAFALRLSLEEEKNRQEKERLEREDAEGKTQLGNIPEEGQGESSGDKDKKDEDKMDTA, from the exons atGTCGCTCGAAGCTACCATGATCAT TGTCGACAACTCCGAGAGCAGTCGCAACGGAGACTACAC ATCAACCCGGTGGCAAGCTCAGGTCGATGCCGTTAGTGTTCTCCACGGCGCCAAGATGCGCGTGCATCCCCAATCCGCCGTCGGCCTCATGAGCATGGCCGGCAAAGGCCCCGAGGTGCTGTCGACTTTCACGACTGATTTCGGGAGCATTCTGGCGGGGTTGCACCGGACGAAGATCCACGGCACTTCGCATTTGAGCTCCAGCATCCAGGTTGCCGGG TTGGCTCTTAAGCACCGCTCCGAAAAGTCGCAGCGGCAACGCATCGTCGTGTTCTCGTGCTCGCcgatcgaggaggacgagaagacgcTCGTGAagctggcgaagaagatgaagaagaacaacgtGTCGATCGATGTGGTGGCGTTTGGGGACCTGGAGTCCGATCAGACCAAGAAACTGGAAGCCTTCGTGGACAATGTCAAGAGCGGCGACGGCTCGCatctggccatcatcccaccGGGCCCGCACCTGCTCagcgaggagctgcagaTGACCCCGATCCTGGCGGGCGAAGGGAGCGGCGCCGGTGCGGGCGAGGGTAACGAGGGTGGTGAGGGCGGTGGCTTTGGATTTGAGGACGCCGCTGAGAACGATCCCGAGCTGGCGTTTGCGCTACGGTTAtcgctggaggaagagaagaaccgacaggagaaggagcgcCTCGAGCGCGAGGATGCAGAAGGCAAGACGCAGCTGGGTAATATTCCCgaggaaggccaaggcgaGTCCAGCGGTGAcaaagacaagaaggacgaggacAAGATGGATACAGCGTAG
- a CDS encoding uncharacterized protein (ID:PFLUO_001365-T1.cds;~source:funannotate) produces MSSQCNLRLSRELQQLEKGDQLTMTIRYDGKDIRKISAIVMGPPGTPYQLGFYEFSFKFPPDYPGSPPGVTFMTTNRGRTRFGPNLYAGGKVCLSIIGTWEGQKGEQWSPAQGLESVLLSIQSLLSTNPYLNEPGFESAAHGNDKENMEAYSAKVDPPTRTSPEPLSMLQQFGVSDPVIDGPKEGENGLVDTTQVCPFDDYRKQRFLWYVDRYMNLVDEAITKDGDRHKTRFPLMPFEGGGNCMSGTWDYPQLKQRLHKIRHSLMQETESWAIQGMEAWKTAHTTAYSIKYQYEQIVSNLKHRSDSVVDLSLVDGNPFTWKLTYFGRPMTNLDGGVFTIKIHISPRHPQEQPRVMVETPIHHIRVSPRGVLIYLPARADEMSRHVEGIINAFENEGPAYNPLMIVNPEADSLFWGGPEARKLYNRKLRRTVEASVVE; encoded by the exons ATGTCCAGCCAGTGCAACCTGCGCCTGAGTCGT gagctgcagcagctggagaaaggcgacCAGCTCA CGATGACTATTCGATATGACGGAAAGGATATCCGCAAGATCTCAGCTATTGTGATGGGGCCCCCAGGCACACCATACCAGCTGGGCTTTTACGAG TTTTCTTTCAAATTCCCTCCTG ACTACCCCGGCAGCCCCCCCGGGGTCACGTTCATGACGACAAACAGAGGCAGGACTCGTTTCGGCCCTAACCTTTATGCTGGTGGGAAGGTCTGCTT GTCCATCATCGG AACATGGGAAGGCCAAAAGGGAGAGCAATGGTCCCCAGCCCAGGGGTTGGAGTCCGTGCTGCTATCCATCCAAAGCCTTCTGTCGACCAATCCGTACTTGAACGAGCCAGGATTCGAATCGGCCGCCCACGGTAAcgacaaggagaacatgGAAGCATACAGCGCAAAGGTAGATCCAC CCACTCGAACGAGCCCTGAACCTCTATCGATGCTGCAACAATTCGGGGTGTCCGACCCGGTTATCGATGGCCcaaaagaaggagagaacGGGCTGGTCGATACTACTCAGGTCTGCCCGTTTGATGACTATCGCAAGCAGCGGTTCTTGTGGTACGTGGATCGATACATGAACCTGGTGGACGAGGCTATCACGAAGGATGGAGACCGACACAAAACCCGCTTCCCATTGATGCCATTCGAGGGCGGCGGCAACTGCATGTCAGGCACATGGGATTATCCGCAGTTGAAGCAGCGCCTGCACAAGATTCGGCACAGCCTCATGCAGGAGACTGAGAGCTGGGCGATTCAGGGGATGGAGGCGTGGAAGACCGCGCACACGACTGCATACAGCATCAAGTACCAGTACGAGCAGATCGTGTCGAACTTGAAGCACCGTTCGGACTCTGTTGTCGATCTGTCCTTGGTGGATGGGAATCCCTTCACCTGGAAGCTCACGTACTTCGggcggccgatgacgaaTCTAGATGGCGGAGTTTTCACCATCAAAATTCACATAAgccctcgacatcctcaGGAGCAGCCGCGGGTGATGGTCGAGACTCCGATCCATCATATCCGGGTGTCCCCGAGGGGAGTCCTGATCTATCTCCCGGCACGTGCAGACGAGATGAGCCGACACGTCGAGGGCATCATCAACGCCTTTGAGAACGAAGGTCCCGCCTACAACCCGCTCATGATTGTGAACCCGGAAGCGGACAGCCTGTTCTGGGGCGGACCGGAAGCACGCAAGCTATACAACCGCAAGCTTCGTCGCACGGTTGAAGCGAGCGTGGTGGAGTGA
- a CDS encoding uncharacterized protein (ID:PFLUO_001368-T1.cds;~source:funannotate) yields MSSAIELLQLPQLGTPCIPKDLSDQTEQSHEVHPVNSTAPPPVPSNEHTIPGIEDQSSRLPFRRLMSAYLCLAAIYFISTLDINSVATALPAISRSLDAGNSITWTGTAYLMGQTAFQALYGRLSDIFGRKPVLLLSVGFLILGDLLCGFAQNVTWLYVCRALSGIGGGGISSLVQITVSDLVSLKDRGKYQGMLSGAIGLGAGTGPFIAAAMLGTGEREGWRWIFWIPPMLAVVCLVVMWICLPLKPVAGSWKEKLGKIDWFGLAAAVVGILFILIPINSGGSIWPWHSALVISMLVVGGVFFMLFAIVEKRFAKIPMIPLRLFSQAPTAVIYLQSALYNSVWQIDMYFLPIYFQDVRGYTPLKSATLILPLLLLQSVAGVISGPVMTKLARYAPVMYAGMALWTLGAGLKVLFCRTTPVSVYVIVLIIEGTGIGFVLQPALVALQALSKTEDRAVATSTRNLMRMLGSVVGMALSTAIQFAVMKSALPNDLPPSIRSEVISGSWERDQPGGEQWDSRILDAKMKGIRAVFITLVPIVGLCLLGCYFIPSKELPGDPKRSETQSGGQERAAPRGQAAV; encoded by the exons ATGAGCAGCGCAATAGAGCTTTTGCAATTGCCACAGTTGGGCACGCCCTGCATCCCAAAAGACCTCAGCGATCAAACAGAGCAATCGCATGAAGTACACCCGGTGAACTCGACTGCTCCCCCTCCAGTACCCAGCAATGAACATACAATTCCAGGAATCGAGGACCAGTCCTCTCGTCTGCCATTCCGGCGCCTTATGTCTGCATATTTATGTTTAGCAGCTATATACTTCATCTCAACCCTCGACATCAATTCCGTGGCGACTGCCCTGCCCGCTATTTCGCGGTCGCTGGACGCCGGCAATAGCATCACCTGGACAGGTACTGCCTACCTAATGGGGCAGACTGCCTTCCAAGCATTATACGGGCGTTTGTCTGACATTTTCGGTCGCAAGCCTGTTCTCTTGCTATCTGTTGGCTTCCTCATTCTCGGTGACCTGCTGTGTGGGTTTGCGCAGAATGTAACCTGGCTCTATGTGTGTCGTGCCCTCAGTGGTATTGGCGGAGGCGGTATCAGTTCCTTGGTGCAGATTACTGTTAGTGATTTGGTTAGCCTGAAAGATCGCGGCAAGTATCAGGGCATGTTGAGCGGGGCCATCGGGCTTGGAGCCGGTACTGGTCCCTTCATCGCGGCTGCTATGCTGGGTACTGGTGAGCGTGAGGGCTGGCGGTGGATCTTTTGGATTCCACCAATGCTTGCAGTAGTGTGcctggtggtgatgtggatTTGTCTCCCGTTGAAGCCAGTCGCGGGCAGttggaaggagaagctgggcaaGATTGATTGGTTCGGACTGGCTGCAGCTGTTGTAGGAATACTCTTTATCCTG ATTCCCATCAATTCCGGAGGCAGTATCTGGCCATGGCACAGCGCGCTCGTAATCTCCATGCTGGTGGTAGGAGGCGTGTTCTTCATGCTATTTGCCATTGTTGAGAAGCGGTTCGCAAAGATCCCGATGATCCCATTGCGTCTCTTTAGCCAGGCACCTACCGCGGTAATCTACCTCCAGAGTGCTCTTTACAACTCCGTGTGGCAAATCGACATGTACTTTCTTCCCATCTATTTCCAGGATGTCCGGGGATACACCCCACTCAAGAGTGCGACGCTCATCCTCCCACTTTTGCTGCTGCAAAGTGTGGCGGGAGTTATTTCAGGTCCCGTTATGACGAAGCTGGCTCG GTATGCACCCGTGATGTATGCTGGAATGGCACTCTGGACTTTGGGTGCCGGACTAAAAGTCCTTTTCTGTCGCACGACTCCTGTGAGCGTATACGTGATTGTTTTGATCATTGAAGGGACTGGTATTGGCTTCGTCCTTCAACCTG CTCTTGTTGCGCTGCAAGCACTATCTAAGACCGAAGATCGAGCCGTCGCCACCTCAACACGGAATCTCATGCGAATGCTGGGATCAGTTGTGGGCATGGCCTTATCAACTGCTATCCAGTTTGCCGTGATGAAATCAGCCCTGCCCAATGATCTCCCACCCTCCATCCGCTCAGAAGTCATCAGTGGCAGCTGGGAACGTGATCAGCCTGGTGGAGAGCAATGGGACTCGAGGATTTTGGACGCAAAGATGAAAGGTATACGCGCCGTGTTCATCACGCTCGTTCCAATTGTAGGACTTTGTCTCCTGGGCTGCTATTTTATTCCAAGCAAGGAATTGCCAGGAGATCCCAAACGCAGCGAGACACAAAGTGGTGGACAGGAAAGAGCAGCTCCGCGGGGCCAAGCAGCAGTGTAA
- a CDS encoding uncharacterized protein (ID:PFLUO_001366-T1.cds;~source:funannotate), translating to MSAKKRTLELGNVMVVGGCGFLGWHIVDHLLNFPSETDPSVALPKPQGDARFEYPTLASRYPDYKAKVSVVDLRTNNNRLPGAEYYEGDITSAESMLKVFRAIQPDLVIHTASPSPIEASKELLHKVNVDGTRTLLEVAGGERGDWGGKCKAFVYTSSSSVVHDTESNLVNVDESWPLMRGKRQKEYYSETKADAEELVLKYNRKSPSGMVTAAVRPAGIFGEKDTTLTHKMVEHGTQASSTVLKMQLGENNNLFDFTYVGNIAYAHMLAGSRLLATYARYESGQGGPLDHERVDGEAFNITNDSPIYFWDMGRAIWALVGRVVEPDQVWALPEGLLGTIGGIAETVLGIFGKTPRLTRRQVRYSCMTRYFSIEKAKYRLAYLPVVTVDEGVARAVGYVIEEQQTTAGKKAL from the exons ATGTCCGCAAAGAAGCGTACCCTGGAATTGGGCAATGTGATGGTGGTCGGAGGCTGTGGCTTCCTGGGATGGCACATCGTCGATCACCTGCTGAACTTCCCCTCTGAGACCGACCCCAGCGTCGCTCTGCCTAAGCCCCAGGGCGATGCGCGCTTCGAATACCCGACTCTGGCCTCGCGCTACCCGGACTACAAGGCTAAAGTCTCCGTGGTGGATTTACGCACAAACAACAACCGTCTCCCCGGAGCCGAGTACTACGAAGGCGACATCACGTCAGCGGAGTCTATGTTGAAGGTATTCCGTGCCATTCAGCCCGACCTGGTCATCCACACCgcttcgccgtcgccgatcGAGGCAAGCAAGGAACTGTTGCACAAGGTCAATGTGGATGGAACGCGGACGTTGCTGGAGGTGGCCGGTGGTGAGCGCGGCGACTGGGGTGGGAAATGCAAGGCATTCGTCTACACGAGCTCCAGTTCGGTGGTGCACGACACGGAGAGCAACCTGGTTAATGTCGACGAGAGCTGGCCCTTAATGCGCGGCAAGCGCCAGAAGGAGTACTACTCCGAAACCAAG GCCGACGCCGAAGAATTGGTCCTCAAGTACAACCGCAAGTCGCCCTCTGGAATGGTGACAGCCGCTGTCCGGCCCGCCGGCATCTTCGGAGAGAAGGACACAACGCTAACACACAAGATGGTGGAGCACGGGACCCAGGCGTCGTCGACAGTGCTGAAGATGCAGCTGGGCGAGAATAACAACCTCTTCGACTTCACGTACGTCGGAAACATCGCATACGCGCACATGCTCGCCGGGAGCCGGCTGCTGGCGACTTATGCGCGCTACGAGTCCGGCCAGGGCGGGCCCTTGGACCACGAGCGCGTTGACGGCGAAGCGTTCAACATCACCAACGACTCTCCAATCTACTTCTGGGATATGGGCCGTGCTATCTGGGCCTTGGTCGGCCGAGTCGTCGAGCCTGACCAGGTCTGGGCGTTGCCTGAGGGTCTTCTGGGCACTATTGGCGGCATTGCGGAGACTGTTCTCGGCATTTTTGGCAAGACGCCGCGTTTGACCCGTCGCCAGGTGCGGTACTCGTGCATGACTCGCTACTTCtccatcgagaaggccaagtACCGTCTTGCGTATCTGCCTGTCGTCACTGTGGACGAGGGTGTGGCTCGTGCCGTGGGATACGTTATTGAAGAACAACAGACGACggcgggcaagaaggcgctGTAA